Proteins encoded together in one Chelonoidis abingdonii isolate Lonesome George chromosome 1, CheloAbing_2.0, whole genome shotgun sequence window:
- the ATP5PF gene encoding ATP synthase peripheral stalk subunit F6, mitochondrial codes for MILQQLFRFSSIFRSAISIHLRRNIGLSAIVFNKAKELDPVQKLFIDKIREYNVKSQKAGGPADVGPEYQKDMAEEIAKIQRLYGGGDLTKFPDFKFEEPNFEESQK; via the exons ATGATTCTCCAACAGCTATTCAGATTTTCCTCTATTTTCCGCTCTGCCATCTCAATACACTTGCGTAGGAACATTGGCCTTTCTGCTATAGTGTTTAATAAGGCAAAGGAACTTGATCCAGTTCAGAAGCTCTTTATAGACAAGATCAGAGAATACAACGTGAAGAGCCA GAAAGCCGGTGGTCCAGCTGATGTAGGCCCTGAATACCAGAAAGACATGGCTGAAGAAATTGCCAAAATTCAGCGGTTGTATGGTGGGGGAGACCTGACCAAATTTCCAGACTTCAAATTTGAAG aGCCCAACTTTGAAGAGTCTCAAAAATGA